The Coffea arabica cultivar ET-39 chromosome 2c, Coffea Arabica ET-39 HiFi, whole genome shotgun sequence genome includes the window GGCACACGCTTGTTGAACTATCTCAGCTTCGCAACTGGGGAGAGTGCCCAGGATGGTCAAATTTTGTTGCTGCTCCATTTACAGTTGCTGGAGGTCGTGTTATAACTTTTTCAAACCCTTGTGACTATTTCTCTGTCGGTAAAGTGAAGGCCATGACTTTGTCCCTATCTGTGTTGGTGGCAATTGAGATGTTTAATTCTCTGAACGCTCTCTCCGAAGATACTAGTTTGATCAAAATGCCTCCATGGAGAAACTGTTGGCTGCTGCTTGCCATGTCAGTCTCATTTGGTCTACACTGCCTGATACTCTATGTTCCTTTGTTGGCAGACGTTTTTGGAATAGTTCCCCTGACTTTTAACGAATGGCTTCTTGTTCTCTTGGTATCAGCTCCTGTAATCCTTATTGATGAACTCCTCAAATTTGCGGGAAGGAGAAAAACGCAGAGAAGAAAGGTCAAGGCTGCATGACAGTCTGGGTTAGAAGTATtgaatgccttttttttttttttttttggggcaagGGACCTGTATACAATCATGTTTACAAGTGAAGAAATATTTCTTTGACTATTTTCAGATTCCGCCCTTCAATTTTAGAATGAAAAATATCAGTAGTTGTAGAATCAGTACGGCAAGAAATATCAGTAGTTTACACTGAACCAATCAGCAACAAATTTCATCCCCTCCCCATGCGCAATAATGCGTTGCAGCATTTCCTCTTAACTTTGTACCTAACATGGTTTCACAATTTCTCAACATGGTGTACGTAAACATATCAAATAACGTCTGTCATAGTGTTACGTCTGTATCTTCAGTAATAGAATCAATATCAGTTGTATGCCCAAGAAGCTTAATTTTTACATGGACATCATCCAACAATGCATATATCTGACCACACTTTGGATGAGATCTATCGTCAACAATGAACCTATGGAGCTGGCCTCCTTCCTCCATGAAGCTGTATCCTGCTGCTTTCGTTACTTGGGAGCTCTTCATTAGCTTCCTCAACTTAGCAACTCCATCCCATCTGCCTGCTGATGCATAAATATTAGAAAGAATCACATAGTTTCCTGGATTACAAGGTTCTAACTCGAAGAGAGACTCTGCTGCTTTCTCACCCAGCTCCACATTGCCGTAAAAGCTGCATGCCCCCAGCATTGTCCCCCAAATAACAGAGTCTGGCCTCATGGGCATGCTCCGTATAAGATGATAAGCCTCTTGCAATTCTCCTGCACGACCTAAAAGATCAACCATACATCCATAATGTTCCAGTCTAGGAGTGACAGAAAATTTTTGCTCCATTGACTCGAAGAGTTCTCGTCCTTTAGCAACCATGCCGCCATGTGTGCACGCCAAGATTGCCCCAACAAATGTGACGTCATCGGGTGAAATGCCTTCCCCCTGCATCAGCAATTACAATTAGGGCAGGAAAGATGTGAATATCCGCCTGAAAGATTCGGAAGTAGCAGTTGGTCCTATAACCGAGTATGTCTCTGTAATTGATTTTGGGGCACAAGAAATATTTCttgtgcatttgataaaatgatcGGCCTTGAACTCAGTTAAAAAGCTATATTCGTCACTGGTTACAAGCAAAATGCTATCATTAAAAACCAGGAAATGTGGTGATGACGAGGTATAAGATTCAGAGAAAGCTTCTTACTTACCAACATTTGGTTGAAAAGGTCCAGAGCCTCGCAGCATTTACCATGGATAGCTAGACCCATAATCATAGTATTCCAAGAGCACAAATCTCTTCTTCTCCCAATCTCATGAAATAATCTCATCGCTGAATCTATTCTACCACACCTCGCATACATTTCCAATATGGCATTGCACACAAACATGTTGTTTAAGTATCCGTTAGACTTGGCATAGGCCTCAATCCTCTGCCCAACTTCCAATGCTCCAAGATTTGCACAAGCTGGAAGAACACTAGCTATGGTCACTTGGTTGGGCTTCACTCCTTTCTCTTTCTCCATTTCCAGATACAACGCCAATGCATCTGCGTACTCGCCATTCTGCGAGTAGCCCGATATCATTGCCGTCCAAGAAATCACATTCCTGGAAGGCATATTAGAAAAAAAGCGAGAAGCTTCCCTCATATCCCCACTCTTTGCGTAACCAGCGATCAAGGCGTTCCAAGTGGGCACATCTCTTGTGGGCATCCCATCAAACTGTTTTCGCGCTAAATTGAGCAGGCCCAGTTTAGCATACATGTCCACCAATGCGGTTGAGGCGTAAATATCCGATTCGAAACCCCATTTGACAAAATGGGCGTGAAGCGCTTGGGGCTGGAATGGATTAGAGAGACTGGTACAGGCGTTAAAGAGGAAATTGAAGGAGTGGGCGTTGGGTATGAAGCCTCTGAGTAGCATGGCGACGTAGACAGACAAGCATTGGCGAGGAGTGCCATGAGAGGAGTAGGCTTGAATGAGCTTGTTATAATGAAACACGGTTGGGTTGGGAATAGTATCGAGCAGTTTGTGTGCGTACGAAAAATCGAGAGTTTCTGCGAGTTTGGTTACAAGAAAAGCGGTGAAGTCTGTGCCGTTTCGGAGAGTGTTGGCGTGTATTTCTCTCAATCTCAACTGGTTCATAAGAAAGTCGGGACAAAATGCAGTATTGACAAAGAATCGAGGTTATAAAGTTTACAAGTATCTGCTGGCTTTTGGAGCGCTGGGCTTTACAGCTTCTACTTGtaagttattttctttttgctGCTATTCTGTTCGATAAAAGGAGCGCcctttttgcctttttcttcttcttcttcttcttctttttttcctccctAAACGTAAGCAATCTCTGAAACCAGCCCAAGAGGGCACCGGATagaaaaaatgggaaagagttTTGTATGCAGGCCAGGCGTTATTCCTTTATGATCAAAGCACAGGTACTTCAACTGCTATTTGTTTTTTTGTCTTTGGGCATGTCTCCACTAGTATAAAACGTATCCTTTTTATCAGGTTCTGCGAAAATCTACAAGAAGGAAGTGTATTCTTTAAACTACTAACCGGTTACCTATACACCACACAACAGAATCACGTACGCACTTGATCAATTGTAAAAGAATGTTGGCAAGATTTTCCAAAATCCCCAGCTTGACAAATGACTACTAGTATCTCCTTCAAGGCCTCCAGGAATTTGGGAACTTTCTCCATTTACAATTCAAGCACAGAACAAGCAGAGGTAGCTGTTAAACTAGACCCAACTCATATCTTGTGATGCCATGAAAGAGATATTCAGGTCAGCGGTTATATATAGCCGGCATACATCCACGACTGAAAAGCCGCCTTAGCTTACACTAAAAATCAAACATAAGATGCCCGTCAACTCTCTGTGCCTGATTAAATGGCGGTAACCAACGTAACAAACCATGGCTGCTCTCGCTTATTGCTAATTGGAAAAAAGGCCATCTTTATCTAGAGATGACGAGTGGTGGCCCGACCTGCTACCAACTTCAGAAACCTCTGCCTGATTATGGAGCAATTTGCTAGGGATGATTGATTTCCTAAACCCTTTGTACTCATCAGGATAAGTAGGTTATGCTCCTGCTAGAAATAAGAGGGCTGTTCGTGTAGCACATTCAGTTGAGCTAGTATCCTGCCTGCCAAAGGCTTTATTTGGGTACTCCCCCTTTGGGTCAAATCAACTAAAGGCATCTGAGCCGAGGGCCCATGCTTCTGTTTGATCTCCGGCACTTGAAAAATCTTTTCCAAAGAAGTGAGAATTTTTTCTTGCAATCTGGGAGAAGAACTCCCCAGTAATTTTATCATAGAGGGTATGGCTCTCTCTTCATCCAGCACCTTACTACCACCATGTAGCCCATCACCTTCAACCAACGTAAGTAGAGCATCCAAGGAAGCTTCACATGCTCCAGGATCTGGCTCCCCAAGAACCTTCACCAAAAGGCCCACCGCACCAGCCTCCAAAAGGCAAAATGAGGTTCTTACAGCACATATTCCCCGATGAACAGGGCAGCCTGCCTCTGGCAAAGCTGGGAAGCACCAACACATGCGATGCTTTGGGATTGGCCGACATAGATCACTAGAGCTCTCAGAAAGTTGTGAAAGAGAAATGGCAGCTCGTCTTTTTGTCAAGCTGGTTCCTGACTCCAGCAACTGTACCAACAGCGGAATGACATCAGCTTCAGCTGCTTTCTGCTGTGACGTCCTATTTGCTGGAACAGTGAAATGACACAAGGCTCCCACAGCATTCTCTATTAATTGATCCTTGCAGGGACCATTTGGCTTTTTGCTACGAAGGAATCTTAACATTATACGAAGACCATCTCCCTCCAACAGCCAATTAGACACCGGGGTAGACATGGGAAGGTTAGCTATAATACCCAATGCAGAAGCAACTTCTTCTTCATTCTCAGAATCCTCAATGATTCTAAGCAAGGTTTGAACTGTCTTCTGCCCCACGTGCTCAGTAATTGTAGCTTCATTACATTTTTCGATCAGGCAACATAATAGCTTAACCGCATTCACCCGCACTTCATGATTATCACACAATTGAACAAGTATTTGCACAGCACAGCACTGAAAATTATTAAGAGAAATATTAGCATATATAGGATTGGAAGTCTATCACAAGTCCAAATCTCCATTGACTGtatagaaataaaaatattgaaaCTCCAGTCCACACCAGTTGATCAAGAAGTAACAAGACTCTTCTTCCCAGGTATCATCACATGCAAACTTATTAAAACTAACTTCTGCAAGAGAAGGACGAGGAGAAGTGGGATGACAAGTGTTAACTCTGGTTGGATAATGAATTAATCCTTCTAGAAACTTAACGAGGTTCTAGGATTTCAAAGGCTCAAACCCACCATCCATAAAATGATGTTTGTAGCTGTTACTGTAATGAAATACATTAAATCTTCTGCACTTAAAAGTAGACGCAGAAATTACCCAATGTTGTTACTAATAGCTAATAGTAACTGTGAGTAATAGTGCATgacaacaaacatagcatgaagCCAATGGGATCACAGAAACAGAATGCAGAGTCATCCAATATCAAGTATCCAGAAGTTTGGAGTGCCAAAAATTTTTGCTTCTCAAGAGGGCAATCGAAAGAATATACAGGAAAGATTTTTTTATGCAGGTTATTCCTTGATCAtcaaagcaaaaaataaaaaccttGTGCATGGGTTCACTCATCAAAAGTCAGACTTCGGAGGTTATGTGTGTCAGTTTCTTTAAAAGATCATTGCCAAGTATTTAGAAACTATAAATCAGCGAAATCACATTTTACACATGAGCTTACAGAGAAATTTCATGAGGGAAGATTTTTCAAAGTAAAGAATGTTATAGTGTATGTTTGCTCGTGTCTTTTATATGAAGCAATTCCTACGTATTCTTATGTCTTTAATTGAAGTATCTTTACTGGAAGATGTCGATAAAAGACACCTAAACGTACAACTTTTGATCAGTAGACATACCATTTCAAAACCGCAAAGAAAGAACAGAATTTCTCATAAAAAAGCACTTGGTGGTGGTGCAAATTAAATCCATAGATATATCAATTCACCAAAAGACATGTCTATATGAATACCTGAAAAGAGAACCTGTGTCTCATCACGAAAAGACATGATACACCATAACTAAATGTATCAAGTTAGTAGTACGACATATGCATAAACATTTTGATATCATTCTCATCCTCCAATGTAACTCCCATAAATCTGCCAAGCACTCTAGTGTTTAGGGAATTCATTTCCTTGGAAGGAATAGATCAATTTTATACTATACTGTGTCCTAAAACTCAAGCTAAGCCCTCTAAACCACACCAAATCTGGTGAGTGCAAATTATACAATCAGAAACACAACAGTTAAACATGCCCAAGCTATGTCTTTTGCTACTTACTGTAATGCATCTAACACTATCTGCAGTTGTTCTCCAAAATCTTATTTAAGAACGCGTCAAGCAAATTGTAAATATTTCATTCATTAATCAGTCTACAAATGCTCATTTCTCATGTAACTGATGATATACTATTCTGGGGAAATAAATGCCAGTTTTTATCAAGACTAGTGAGTGTTGTCCAAGTATAGAGCTTTGAAAACTATCCACTTTAACAAGCAAGTTTAAAAACTATTCACTAAACATAGATTCTGACTTACGATGTTGTCATTAAAGTCTTTTAGTAGTCTGAGAATGCAGTGAAAGTATTTTGAGAGCAAACTTGCTTTTTCCTTTACAAGAAAGTGCATTTTCACGTAGATAatccacacaaaaaaaaaaaaagaatgagatatTCTTTCACTCAAACTAAATACCTCGTTCAGCAGTTCCTGGACTGTAGTTGCCGATGGAGACTGGCAAATGGTGTAAAAGGCCTGGAGAAGTCTCTGTTGTACAGCAGGCCATGTCAAGTTaatcaaggaaaacaattggCGGGTATCCTTGGATTCCAATAAGGAAAGCTCCATTTCTGAAGAATCTTGACGTATAGTTGATAGAGCAAGATGCACGATAGTTTCAGCTACAAGTTCACACAAGTTTTGTTGGGATGTGTGACAATAAAGAATATCAAGCAGTGGACGTACTGCACCTTGTCTTATCATCTCCTGGCCATTCTTTGTTAAGCTCGAGAGGTTCAAAATGGCTTTAACGGCtaccattttcatttcaagATTACCATGCGAAACCAAGTTAAGTAGCGAATCCAGAACACCTTCCTCAAACAGAGATGATTTGTTATGATCAGTAAACTCCATCTCTCCAAGAGTTTTTGCCATTCTCATCTTGACATCATCTGATCCTGTAGAGGGGGGTCAGGGTGGGGAGGATGTTTGAGTTTGCGATCTCAAGTCAGTGATAATTGCTATAACTACAATATATGAGACTTCTCTTAGTACCTAcactattggagataatgaccACATAACCCCCAAAGAAAGGGCTTCATGCGTTACAAAGAAGACAGGCAAAGATCACATGCTAATATTTCTGCATGACCTCCTTATTATGTGCCAAAATTGTTGGTTCCACATCCATAGACATTATTAACTTACAGTTCTACATGTACCAATTGTCAACATTTAAGCTACACGAACAACTTTAATTCAAGAACCAGAACCTACCTAGGGTAATGTTAACATAAACAAGGACTCACTAAACAGCTCAAAAGGCCCAAGAGTAACAGCTGACTGTTTATCCATCTTAAGCAAATTAACTGGACTTTAGAACTAGACATAGAGCTAAGGTTGTGAACACAGGGGTACTATTCCCTCTTAGTGTACTGTATTTCTTCTCAATTTTGAAGTATGCATgaagtaataaaataaatattcttCATTGTGTCTTCTTCCTAGCGTCAATCCATTTTATCGCGGGATGAATTAAATTGATTATTTTTGctggtatttttattttaaagatCTAATCCTGCTCTTCTGGTATTTTTGCACATATCTTGCAAATTGTGATTTTGAAATTACCAAATATTGTCTGCCTGCTGCTGAGAGAATGGCAAATCTGGCAGATTAACTCTTTAAACTCTCAGGTGAAGACGACCTTTGCATTGGACAGAAGGATACAATTTTCTATATTTCCTAGTTAATAATCTGCTGTAAATGAGGTTGATCATAAACACAAGGCTACCGCAGTAAAGGTTCAGGATTCATGACAATAGTATTTAGAAGCTGAAGCTACTCTTGCTTTTAGTTATCTGGACTATATTCACTTGTCAAAAAGTTGCTAATTGTGCAAAAGCAACGTCACGGTGACTGCAAATAATAGCAGAACAAATATCTAGCAGTCCTATAGCTGTAGAAAATTTCAAACATAAAATGACTGATCTTATGTGAAAGAAGAACCTGAAGAGAGACGTTGCAGCAGATACTTGAAATAATTAGCCTTGACCATTTGTATAACATTGTCATCAGAGAATGACAGATTTTTTAACACATCCCTTGCATCTCTGGAAGCTTGATTGTCATCACTTCTTGTCAGATTCACCAAATAAAATATGCAGCCCTGCACCTCTCCAATGCAGTCACGTATTGACTCACTCTTTGCCAGTTCTAGTAGTAATCCCACGGCCAACTTCCCTACCCCAATACGACGTCCAAGGGAGCGAACAATAGATTCCATTGCATTGTCAACTTTAACTATACTTTCCTGCATAACATTCCATTGGAATCCATGTATAACGTTCTGTACAATATATTCAACCTAGAGCTCGTTGATTGGGCGTTTTTGAAACAGAAACACATTATTCCAGCCAGTAAAATACAGACATCACTGATGCAAAGTCATGATATTGACTACGGAGTGCAAGGCTGTATCTCACAATAAGTTTGATAAATTTAAGTGCACATCCTAACCACTATTAGTTTAAtaacaaattcatttcaatacaGAGTTGCACAGGAGTTTCCTAATAGCAAGTATGGGCTGTCCAGGTCAAATTCTTAGGAGCTAAAACAGCTATACAATATTATAAAGAAGTCAAGTGATACAATAGTACACCTATGCTCTACTGGAAGAGACAAATGAATGTTCTATTTTCTAGGTAAGGATCCTAAAACATCATCAGATATTCAGATTCATGAGAAAGAGAGTAAAAAGTACCTTACATTCATCACTATCCTTTGCCAGGATATGAAGGACGAGAAGAGAACGACTTATGATCTCTCGACTTTTTGCACTGAGAAGGTTAACAAGCATTGGTATATGGTCCTCCAGTACAACCCATTCCCGATGTATTTCTCTTTTTTCACAGAGTTCCTTTAGCTCTTGCAGGCAATCAAGCACCTCACCTTCCTCTTCTGATGACAGTCTTGATTTCATAGAGGCTATAGTGATCATGGTATTTCTATCTCTCCATTCCTCAATGGACTGTCTCAAAGTTTTGTTAGGCCGCAACATTGAGGTGTCTAAAGGAGTTGAGGTTAGGGGACAGAAATTTTTTTCAGCCAACCACTTCTCTATTGCACTCCTCTCAAATGTATGTCCAGAAGGAGTCTCTACCGGATCTTTCATTACTTCTTTTGTAATTGGGCAACAAAATGCCTCGAGAGGTTCAAATGGATGACTAGCTAAGGATTTCCTTATTGTGAAGTACTTCTTTTCTTTGTCCTCACGAGTACTTGCAGCATCTGCCCTTTCTAATAGAGCAATTATTTGTTCCATCTGCATGGCTTCAGCATGATCTTTCCTCAACCTTTCATTTTCTATCTCCTTTTTAaattcctcaaattccttcttcAATACAGCTTGTTCTGTTGAAATTCCAATGGCCTCTGCTATGGAAACCAATAAATTATTGGCATATGAGCGGTCCACATTCCTTTCCTGTATACCCAACtcaattctctccaaaatctGTTCTTCAACTACGGCAGCCCTAAACTCTGCAGCATGCATACTGTTGACTAGTTGAGTAATCTCTGCCTCAATTCCTGATGAGATATCAAGAGAGGCCAAGGGAATGCAGCACAATGCTTGGCCTATCTCCCTAGTAATATTTTGCATCCTCTTAGCTATCAAACGGCAGTTCATTAGGAgataaaatttgtttttttcGCTGCACTCGGTAATCAGTTCCTGTGCACGCTTTGTCTCATGGTTAAGAACCTCAATCAAATTTTTCAATGCTTCAGAATCTCTGGCATCCTTCTGATTCAACTCCTTAAGGAGGGGAATTAACCGATCTAAGTAAGATGAAAGTTCAGCAAAACTCTTCTTCTCAATGAGAACATTTCTGGATGTGCGTACTACCTCGATGATGCCCTCTATGGTCTGAGATAGGAGGTCAGCAAATGAACCAAAAGGAGGACACGATATGGCATCAAGAACCATCTTTAGAAAAACTAAAGACCCTCAAGAATCAAAATTTGGATTGAACCAATAAAACTAAATGGAGTAATAGTTATGGCATTAAGAACCATCCTTCAACCAGCTAAACACCCTTCAGAATCAAAGTTTCGAGGAAACCATCATACTACATCCAGTTGGTCGATAGCTGAATCTAAAAGCTCGATTCCCAACTCTTTTTGTTAGGAGAACCTATATTCCAGTTTTCAGAAACGCCCATCAGACAAATAGCATTTGTTTATGCAGTAACATGCATGTTTACGTTGCAGATGAGAAAACAGAGGACCATTTCTATGTGCAGCCAAATTCAAAACCTTTTTTGCacttgtctctctctctctctctctccacgAAAGAGAATTCAACAACATCTAATAAAGATTACAAAGCTACAACAGGCCATCAAAAAAgtacaaaaagaaagcaaattcAGAAAAATAAGCATTTACTCAAGAGGCAGAAACATAAAGGACCAAGCAAAGCAAAACAGAGTAAGCACACGGCAGAAATAGTCAACAGAAGTAAACGGCTTAACAAGATAACATTTGCTATTAAGGGCTGAAAGATCAGATCTTTGAAACTCCTAAACAAGAATTCCACGGCTAGTACTCAAAAACTCCAGCAATTATCTGCATGAAACAAGGTTACAAGAAAGTACATACATGAAAAAGAATGCCCGctggaagttttttt containing:
- the LOC113728193 gene encoding pentatricopeptide repeat-containing protein At5g08510 isoform X2; translated protein: MNQLRLREIHANTLRNGTDFTAFLVTKLAETLDFSYAHKLLDTIPNPTVFHYNKLIQAYSSHGTPRQCLSVYVAMLLRGFIPNAHSFNFLFNACTSLSNPFQPQALHAHFVKWGFESDIYASTALVDMYAKLGLLNLARKQFDGMPTRDVPTWNALIAGYAKSGDMREASRFFSNMPSRNVISWTAMISGYSQNGEYADALALYLEMEKEKGVKPNQVTIASVLPACANLGALEVGQRIEAYAKSNGYLNNMFVCNAILEMYARCGRIDSAMRLFHEIGRRRDLCSWNTMIMGLAIHGKCCEALDLFNQMLGEGISPDDVTFVGAILACTHGGMVAKGRELFESMEQKFSVTPRLEHYGCMVDLLGRAGELQEAYHLIRSMPMRPDSVIWGTMLGACSFYGNVELGRWDGVAKLRKLMKSSQVTKAAGYSFMEEGGQLHRFIVDDRSHPKCGQIYALLDDVHVKIKLLGHTTDIDSITEDTDVTL
- the LOC113728193 gene encoding pentatricopeptide repeat-containing protein At5g08510 isoform X1 encodes the protein MNQLRLREIHANTLRNGTDFTAFLVTKLAETLDFSYAHKLLDTIPNPTVFHYNKLIQAYSSHGTPRQCLSVYVAMLLRGFIPNAHSFNFLFNACTSLSNPFQPQALHAHFVKWGFESDIYASTALVDMYAKLGLLNLARKQFDGMPTRDVPTWNALIAGYAKSGDMREASRFFSNMPSRNVISWTAMISGYSQNGEYADALALYLEMEKEKGVKPNQVTIASVLPACANLGALEVGQRIEAYAKSNGYLNNMFVCNAILEMYARCGRIDSAMRLFHEIGRRRDLCSWNTMIMGLAIHGKCCEALDLFNQMLGEGISPDDVTFVGAILACTHGGMVAKGRELFESMEQKFSVTPRLEHYGCMVDLLGRAGELQEAYHLIRSMPMRPDSVIWGTMLGACSFYGNVELGEKAAESLFELEPCNPGNYVILSNIYASAGRWDGVAKLRKLMKSSQVTKAAGYSFMEEGGQLHRFIVDDRSHPKCGQIYALLDDVHVKIKLLGHTTDIDSITEDTDVTL
- the LOC113728192 gene encoding U-box domain-containing protein 44-like → MVLDAISCPPFGSFADLLSQTIEGIIEVVRTSRNVLIEKKSFAELSSYLDRLIPLLKELNQKDARDSEALKNLIEVLNHETKRAQELITECSEKNKFYLLMNCRLIAKRMQNITREIGQALCCIPLASLDISSGIEAEITQLVNSMHAAEFRAAVVEEQILERIELGIQERNVDRSYANNLLVSIAEAIGISTEQAVLKKEFEEFKKEIENERLRKDHAEAMQMEQIIALLERADAASTREDKEKKYFTIRKSLASHPFEPLEAFCCPITKEVMKDPVETPSGHTFERSAIEKWLAEKNFCPLTSTPLDTSMLRPNKTLRQSIEEWRDRNTMITIASMKSRLSSEEEGEVLDCLQELKELCEKREIHREWVVLEDHIPMLVNLLSAKSREIISRSLLVLHILAKDSDECKESIVKVDNAMESIVRSLGRRIGVGKLAVGLLLELAKSESIRDCIGEVQGCIFYLVNLTRSDDNQASRDARDVLKNLSFSDDNVIQMVKANYFKYLLQRLSSGSDDVKMRMAKTLGEMEFTDHNKSSLFEEGVLDSLLNLVSHGNLEMKMVAVKAILNLSSLTKNGQEMIRQGAVRPLLDILYCHTSQQNLCELVAETIVHLALSTIRQDSSEMELSLLESKDTRQLFSLINLTWPAVQQRLLQAFYTICQSPSATTVQELLNECCAVQILVQLCDNHEVRVNAVKLLCCLIEKCNEATITEHVGQKTVQTLLRIIEDSENEEEVASALGIIANLPMSTPVSNWLLEGDGLRIMLRFLRSKKPNGPCKDQLIENAVGALCHFTVPANRTSQQKAAEADVIPLLVQLLESGTSLTKRRAAISLSQLSESSSDLCRPIPKHRMCWCFPALPEAGCPVHRGICAVRTSFCLLEAGAVGLLVKVLGEPDPGACEASLDALLTLVEGDGLHGGSKVLDEERAIPSMIKLLGSSSPRLQEKILTSLEKIFQVPEIKQKHGPSAQMPLVDLTQRGSTQIKPLAGRILAQLNVLHEQPSYF